A region of the Oncorhynchus kisutch isolate 150728-3 unplaced genomic scaffold, Okis_V2 scaffold1717, whole genome shotgun sequence genome:
TGGCCCAGTTCCTACCCAATCGTATGCTAACTCCCCCTTAACGATCGGTAAGGATGAATTCCAGGAATGTAAATCAAGATCAATTGATTAATTACTATTTAAAAATGCATTCTGAGTTGAAATGTAACTGTTGAACCATGCTCCTGAGGAATTGACAAGTGACATTCCTCAAGGATCTAGGGGTATAGTGATATCATTCattaaaatgaaaaacaaatcatTTTCAGTGGCCCTTGAAGGACACATTCACACACTGATTCCTGTACCATCTTCTCATTTCAGAACCCTGCACTGTGGATGAAGAGCTGATGAACACACAGAACATCCAATTTAAATATCCTCCGGAAGATCAAAAAGTCTATGCCACACATGGAGATCATACCACTTTTAAGTGTACTGGTCATCTTAGACTGAGCCCAGGTAGTGTTGGTTTTCATCAGCAGTGTATAAATGGGGTCATGAACTTGCCTCATTGCCAATAGTGGCTTCGTCTTACGTGAAGAGATGGCCACTTGCTTGCGGAAAGATTGCTGCTTTCATCAATATAAtagtctgcatcatttccaatcccacaTATAAtttttgggtaaatatatatatccatatacatacatattcacatatatacagtggggagaacaagtatttgatacactgcaaattttgcaggttttcctacttgtaGATgtctcataggtacacttcaactgtgagagacggaatctgaaacaaaaatccagaaaatcacattgtatgatttttaagtaattcatttgcattttattgcatgacataagtatttgatacataagaaaagcagaacttaatatttggtacagaaacctttgtttgcaattacagagatcataccgtttcctgtagttgttgaccaggtttacacacactgcagcagggattttggcccactcctccatacagaccttctccagatccttcaggtttcggggctgtcgccgggcaatatggactttcagctccctccaaagattttctattgggttcaggtctggagactggctaggccactccaggatcttgagatgattcttacggagccactccttagttgccctggctatgtatttcgggtcgttgtcatgctggaagaaccAGCCGTGACCCATCTTCAAtggtcttactgagggaaggagtttgttggccaagatctcgcgatacatggcccatccatcctcccctcaatacggtgcagtcgtcctgtcccctttgcagtaaagcatccccaaagaatgatgtttccacctccatgcttcacagttgggatggtgttcttggggttgtactcatccttcttcttcctccaaacacggcaagtggagtttagaccaaaaagctctatttttgtctcatcagaccacatgaccttctcccatttctcctctggatcatccagatggtcattggcaaacttcagacgggcctggacttaCGCTTGCTTGAGCAGTTTGACCTTGCGTGacctgcaggattttaatccatgacggcgtagtgtgttaccaatggttttcaaatcaaatcatcaaatcaaattttatttgtcacatacacatggttagcagatgttaatgcgagtgtagcgaaatgcttgtgcttctagttccgacaatgcagtaataaccaacaagtaatctaactaacaatttcaaaactactgtcttatacacagtgtaaggggataaagaatatgtacataaagatatatgaatgagtgatggtacagagcagcataggcaagatacagtagatggtatcgagtacagtatatagatatgagatgagtatgtaaacaaagtggcatagttaaagtggctagtgatacatgtattacataaggatgcagtagatgatatagagtacagtatatacgtatgcatatgagatgaataatgtagggtatgtaacattatattaggtcgcattgtttaaagtggctagtgatatattttacatcatttcccatcaattcccattattaaagtggctggagttgagtcagtgtcagtgtgttggcagcagccactcaatgttagtggtggctgtttaacagtctgatggccttgagatagaagctgtttttcagtctctcggtcccagctttgatgcacctgtactgacctcgccttctggatgatagcggggtgaacaggcagtggctcgggtggttgttgtccttgatgatctttatggccttcctgtaacatcgggtggtgtaggtgtcctggagggcaggtagtttgcccccggtgatgtgttgtgcagacctcactaccctctggagagccttacggttgtgggtggagcagttgccgtaccagacggtgatacagcccgccaggatgctctcgattgtccatctgtagaagtttgtgagtgcttttggtgacaagccgaatttcttcagcctcctgaggttgaagaggcactgctgcgccttcttcacgatgctgtctgtgtgagtgtaccaattcagtttgtctgtgatgtgtatgccgaggaacttaagaattgctaccctctccactactgtttctttgagactgtggtcccagctctcttcaggtcattgaccaggtcctgctatGTAGTTCTGggttgatccctcaccttcctcatgatcattgatgccccacgaggtgagatcttgcatggagccccagaccgagggtgattgaccatcatcttggccttctcaccaagctgcttgcctattgtcctgtagcccatcccagccttctgcaggtctacaattttatctctgatgtccttacacagctctcggatcttggccattgtggagaggttggagtctgtttgattgagtgtgtggacaggtgtattttatacagaTAACGAggtcaaacaggtgcagttaatacaattaatgagtggagaacaggagggcttcttaaagaaaaacgaacaggtttgtgagagccggaattcttactggttggtaggtgatcaaatacttatgtcatgcaataaaatgctaattaattacttaaaaatgtgattttctggatttttgttttagattccgtctctcacagttgaagtgtacattgAAGTgtaattacagacctctacatgctttgtaagtaggaaaacctgcaaaatcgacagtgtatcaaatacttgttctccccactgtacatacacatacctatatagatatacatacttttttaaagaatatatgTTTATTATTCCttgcaaaccctaccacccttcccccaattggagtaaactaataaaaagttaggcttctaccttcagtttatacatctcatacacattttacagacacaatctttaacaatagttatattttgtttgtttttagtccttcctctatttctgatgtccatccagtttgattcctatttgtaactgtgctatttcacaaattTATGAACCTATATCCATTTACAGACCTCGAATGTTTTACATTGGCTATCATGTTAtaagtcccacccttcagctccattcaacccctcccatctatctctcaacatcatccattttggatttctatttgccatatattttactatgctgtgatgcttcacaaaagttctgaacctttctattctcatagcttctacagattgtacattaaaaataaacatgtttgctaatataattattatattattgattgactgactatggcttttcaaatcacccggtattgctatctgcagcgttagttctaggcaaatatTGCAaatcttcagccattcctggacctgtgtccaaacacgagctacatatggacaataccaaaatacatgatctaatgactctgcctccaagcagcagaatctgcagagctgggaagattgtatcccccatatatataacattttatttgttgcaagaattttgtatagtaattcAATTTGAAAAATTTGGAGTTTTGAATCtggcgttgttttgcgtatcaattcataaaccatgtgccatggaatgggtacatcgaaaatctcttcacaactattttgcaatttatatggcacagctgtccgttttttggtccttaaatgaaattggtatatgcttttatttatcacacttttcgttaaacatttatgttctttaatacagggctgacatacaagttccttacttttttcccttctacttgcctcttccatttttgtggtaatgctgcaattaattggttgtaattttgggtagagcagacatttccatatgcctgttttagctgcatgtgtgacataactccaccagtcctatttatgatatcattcacaaaAATTATACCTGTGTTTTTACTGCAGTGAAGGTTTGATTAAATTCTCTATATTGGAGTTTTCCAGTATTTTGCGTCAGTCCCCCTGGACAGTGGTTCTCTTCAGTGCTCCCTGGGGGCTGGAACTCTGTAGACAAACATTAACCTTGGGGTAGACACTCTATATTTATGTTCTACTCCTTCCATTTTTACTGCATCTACCATTTGATCAACATGAAATCATCTCTGACTCTGCTGTGTCTGGTGGTATGGGTGAATGTGGATGCTTCATCAGCTCAGACTGGTAAGGATGTGTTTTCCTTCACTTTCTCACATGCTTGTAGTGCCCACATTGTGTTAGTATCCACCAATTGCTCTGTAAGACTGACTAGACTGTACAAAGTGAGCAAACGTAACTGATGTGTTTACTTTGCTACGTTTAGCTACTATTGTACATCATCATAGGGAAACAGCACATTACTCTTCTGATACGCAGGGAAAGTGACGACAATTTCTGCCTTCAATTCCATATTCACTTTTTATGTTTTTGACAGGACTTCaggaatataaactcagcaaaaaaagaaacgtcctctcactgtccactgcgtttattttcagcaaacttaacgtgtaaatatttgtatgaacataacaagattcaacaactgagatataaactgaacaaatcccacagacatgtgacaaacaaaaattgaataatgtgtctgtgaacaaagggggggtcaaaatctaaagtaacattcagtatctggtgtggccaatgACAAGTGATACTGACCCGAGAAATAGTTTGTCAGCTTCAATGTGCATTTGTTAGGTTAACATCTGTAAATCTTATTCTGTTGTACTGTAGCATTGTAAAGACTCATGGAGACAACGTGTCGTCTGTTTTGGAAAACTTTATTGTCTGGATAAGGTCAATCACGATCATAACAATACCACTTGTCCACTTATATTACACCTTCAGGTAATGAATCACACAGCTGGGAGATACAGGAGAATATTCACACATTATAGAGCGTGccggtctaatcctgaatgctgattggttaagaCCGCATTCCAGCTGCTTATTCCACAAGctaccactggctaaatctatgatgttaaaatgcctatttactctgtttcaactgactgcgcaatccactgtctcatcagcccagccaggcaatttataaacttgatagaAGGATATTCACACAATCACATCACTTTGTACTAATATAACAAATGTACCATTTTAGTCTAGCTTTAGATAGCTGTACTGTTATTATAGTGAAGCTGAGAAAGATACTGTTATTTTGTTTCAATGATGATACAATGTCAAATGTTGAAAAGACACGTATTCCATTACTGGATGGCTCACATTTCTTCTAAATCTAAATTAAACAAGTGACAGACACCACaaaagcaaatgggtcttctcCTTGCCTAAAAAGGCGGCTTTGTACGGATTCTTGAAATTGATGGAGGGAACATCATGACTCTGTAGGAATGAAATCACATGACAAGATAATCAGTCGGTTGAGAAATACTGCTGATCACGACTACTATAGAGGAGAATCTGAGGAGTAATACTGCTGATCACTACTACTATAGAGGAGAATCTGTGGAGTAATACTGCTGATCATTACTATTATAGTGGATATTAGACAGTGTTAAACCATGTGACCTTTTATCTGTGTGTCAATGATTAGATATATGATTCCTGCTTGATGTGATGTTATACTCCAACATGTTTCTGTTATGCTTCACTGATAAGCCAAAACATGCTGTTCATAATACTGTTTATAATGCTGTGTATAATACTGTTCATAGTACTGTTTATAATACATGACTTCAGACATTTGCTCTGCCTTCACTCCTACTACAGGTTTGTGTGATTATAAGACATGCCATTCTCCTGGTTAATTTAACTTACCCATTATGTTCATCATCTACCTATGAATAACGATGGCTACCTAAAAAGCAAAGAACAAATGATTTTGGTTATACAGTCAGAAGGTTACACATAGTGGCCTCATTGAATATGATCAAACAGGTGGATTGATTTTCATAAAAAAAGGTTTAGATCAAAATGAGAAAATACTATCCATTTCTATTGTATTAATCTACAGTAGATAGCTCACAGGGCATCCTGGACTTATGCATTCCATATATTAGATGATGTTAAACTCTTAATGTTGAGAGAATGACTATCTTACACTGATGGGTGTTCCTTTACATGACATGAACTTACATATAGGTATGTGTTCTCCATACTGTAACTCTCCATCATCACACTTCACTTCAATTTCTTCTATATTTGGTAGAATTCTCTTGTATTTATGGTAATATCCCTTTTTGCAATGAATAGTCTTTTTTTCACCGTGCGCAGTATAATCTTTCTTGGGTAAATTCTGTAGATTGTACTCTGCATCAAAAGTGGAAATCTCACAAGACCCTGATGGAAATGAAACCCAGTAATTTTTTCATTAACTTAGTGTGCAGTAGATATTCATACATTTATATACACTTGACATGAAGATATAACACCATGTTCAGACCAGTTGAAAATAATGTACATACGTAAACACTTTGGAGGACTCTGCCATTTTCCATTCAGACATCTGATGCTGCCTGTGAAACTCAGTGTAAACTGTCTGCTGCATTGGTAGGACACCTCTGTAATTACACCAtcaacatctctctcttccttggtgAAATCTCCATTAGTAATGGGAGGAGGATCAGGACAGCTTGCTAGATTAAACAGGGATCATAATACCGTACCATGAAAATACATTACAATGATACACTACCATGATAATACAATACCATGACAATACAGTAGCATAATCGTGATTGTAGCATCGTACTGTATTAAAATGGCACTATAGCAGGataatacagtaccatgataatacATTACAATgatacagtaccatgataatacAATACTGTAGAATGAAACAGTACCATGATAATACAATACTGTAGAATgatacagtaccatgataatacAATACTGTAGAATgatacagtaccatgataatacAATACTGTAGAATgatacagtaccatgataatacAATACTGTAGAATgatacagtaccatgataatacATTACAATgatacagtaccatgataatacAATACTGTAGAATgatacagtaccatgataatacAATACTGTAGAATgatacagtaccatgataatacAATACTGTAGAATGAAACAGTACCATGATAATACAATACTGTAGAATgatacagtaccatgataatacAATACTGTAGAATgatacagtaccatgataatacAATACTGTAGAATgatacagtaccatgataatacAATACTGTAGAATgatacagtaccatgataatacAATACTGTAGAATgatacagtaccatgataatacAATACTGTAGAATgatacagtaccatgataatacATTACAATgatacagtaccatgataatacATTACAATgatacagtaccatgataatacaataccatgatacagtaacataatacagtaccatgataatacAATACCATGACAATACAGTAGCATAATCATGATAGTGCCATGataatacagtaccatgatacaGTAGCATGATAATACAATACCATGataatacagtaccatgataatacagtagcatgataatacaataccatgataatacaataccatgatacagtaccatgataatacagtaccatgatacaGTAGCATGATAATACAATACCATGTtaatacagtaccatgatacaGTAACATAATCCAGTACCATGACAATACAGTACCTGTCACGGCTGTCGTAAGAataggaccaaggtgcagcgtggtgaacgtacattttcttttattaATAAAAATGAcgccgaacaaaacaaacactacagaaacaaaccgtgaagctaaaggctatgtgccctaaacaaagtcaacttcccacaaagacaggtggaaaaaagggctaccgaagtatggttctcaatcagagaataCCGATTGTGAGCCagacctaatcacccaacatcagtgcctgacctcattaatgctctcatggctgaatggaagcaataccatgcagcaattttccaacatctagtagaaaaccttcccagaagagtggaggctgttatagcagcaaaggggggaccaacaacATATTAATATAAGGGCACAAGTCGAGACCcatatgcagacacaggaggcagatggttgagctctaATATTTATTATAACccaaggggtaggcaaaaggcagatcgggtacaggcgagagttcataaaccaggtcagagttcaAAGAGTACAGGGTGTTAGACAGTCTCGAGGTCAAGACAGGCAGGGGTTCATTAACCATGTCCGACTCCAAACAGTACAAGGCgttaggcaggctcgaggtcggGGCAggaagaatggtcaggcaggcgggtttggtgtcaggacaggcaagggtcaaaaccaggaggacttgGAAAAAACAGAGACTAGGGAAAAAATAGGAGCTAGGAGataaacgctggttgacttggcaaacaagatgaactggcacagaggtGTCACatgagtgacacctggagggggtggagacaagcacaaggacatgTGAAACAGATCATGGCGTGACATTTAACGATTTTGGAATgtgatgtttgacgagcagttgtccacatacttctggtttcaagcagaccactgtgcccaagaacgccaaggtaacctgcctaaatgactaccgtctCGTAACGCACACatttgtagccatgaaatgctttgaaaggctgatcatggctcacatgaaCACCATCATCTCAGAAACCCTGGACATACTCTAATTCgaataccaccccaacagatcaacagatgattgccctttcccacctggacaaaaggaacacctgtgtgagaattctgttcattggctacagctcagcgttcaacaacatagtgccctccaagctcatctctACGCTAAGGtcactgggactgaacacctccctctgcaactggatcctggacttccggagaggggccgcccccaggttgtaagggtaggcaataacacatccgccacactgaccctcaacacggggcccctcgggtgcgtgcttagtcccctcatgtactccctattcacgcaagactgtgtggccacgcataactccaacaccatcattaagtttggtgACGACACatgatggtaggcctgatcaccgatgatgatgagacagcctatagggaggaggtcagagacctggcagtgtggtgccaggacaacaacctccacctcaatgtgagcaagacaaacaAGCttattgtgaactacaggaaaggatttggcatgagatcctcaaaaagtttaaCAGCTGCACCGTTCagagcatcttgactgactgcatcaccgcttggtgcGGAAACTGCATGGCACCCAacagcaaggcgctacagagggtggtgagtatgGCCCTGTACATCAGAGAGGAAGGTCCAAAAATGtgtcaaagtctccagccacccaagccatagactgttctctctgctaccgcacgttcAAGTGataacacacactttcacactcaccacatacacTGCTGTTTCTGTGTATTATCAAtcatgttgcctagtcactttacccctacctacagtatactgatgCTTCTGTGTATTATCTCTCcttttgcctagtcactttacctctacctacagtatactgctgttattgTATATTGtcaatcctgttgcctagtcactttacctctacctacagtatactgctgttattgTATATTGtcaatcctgttgcctagtcactttacctctacctacagtatactgctgttattgtgtattatcaatcctgttgcctagtcactttacccctacctacagtat
Encoded here:
- the LOC116367745 gene encoding complement factor H-like, with protein sequence MLWKWRSQKSVWRRVFVHVCASLADYCSKPEGADTRMLLIPDRERYENGDKIDYGCLSGPNTGSRGKATCKNGEWSKTIECQASCPDPPPITNGDFTKEERDVDGVITEVSYQCSRQFTLSFTGSIRCLNGKWQSPPKCLRSCEISTFDAEYNLQNLPKKDYTAHGEKKTIHCKKGYYHKYKRILPNIEEIEVKCDDGELQYGEHIPICSHRYS